In Staphylococcus saccharolyticus, one genomic interval encodes:
- a CDS encoding response regulator transcription factor, with amino-acid sequence MTNILIVEDEQNLARFIELELTHENYHVDIENDGRIGLEKALTKSYDLFILDLMLPNINGLEICRQIRQKQSTPIIIITAKSDTYDKVVVLDYGADDYIVKPFDIEELLARIRAVLRRQPQKDIIDINGIIIDKEAFKVTVDGEQLELTKTEYDLLFVLAENRNHVMQREQILDHVWGFNSKVETNVVDVYIRYLRNKLKPFNKEKSIETVRGVGYVIR; translated from the coding sequence ATGACAAATATTTTAATCGTAGAAGACGAGCAAAATCTCGCTCGATTTATAGAACTTGAACTCACGCATGAAAACTATCATGTAGACATTGAAAATGATGGCCGTATAGGTTTAGAAAAAGCATTAACTAAGTCGTACGACCTCTTTATTTTAGATTTAATGCTTCCAAATATTAATGGATTAGAAATTTGTAGACAAATTCGTCAAAAGCAATCGACACCAATCATCATTATTACAGCTAAGAGCGACACATATGATAAAGTAGTGGTATTGGACTACGGTGCCGATGACTATATCGTTAAACCATTCGATATTGAAGAACTTCTCGCAAGAATTAGAGCAGTTTTACGCCGACAACCTCAAAAGGATATCATTGATATTAATGGCATTATTATTGATAAAGAAGCTTTTAAAGTGACAGTGGACGGTGAACAATTAGAGTTAACCAAGACTGAATATGATTTATTGTTTGTTTTAGCCGAAAATAGAAATCATGTCATGCAACGTGAACAAATTTTAGATCACGTATGGGGGTTCAATAGTAAAGTTGAAACCAATGTCGTTGATGTATACATCCGATATTTGCGAAATAAATTAAAACCTTTTAATAAAGAGAAGTCTATTGAAACCGTTCGTGGAGTAGGATATGTGATTCGATGA
- a CDS encoding HAMP domain-containing sensor histidine kinase yields the protein MIKRQKLKYKWMLITTLITFTTILLFCLIIIFFLKDTLRNSELDEAERSSNDIANLFHSKPLNDISALDLNASLENFQEVLIYDDKGRKLIQTSNDNIVHYDKKLDISHPKRIHIHKNNGINYLIITEPIHSKDFSGYSVLVHSLQNYDNLVRSLYIVALAFGLIATVITAGINYIFSSQITKPIVTMSNKMNQIRRDGFQNKLELTTNYEETDNLIDTFNEMMYQIEESFNQQRQFVEDASHELRTPLQIIQGHLNLIQRWGKKDPAVLEESLDISIEEVNRITKFVEELLLLTKDRVNNNVLESENVNVNDEIQSRVKSLQHLHPDYTFETQFSSKPIQLKINQHQFEQLLLIFIDNAMKYDTENKHIAIHTQLKNKMIIIEITDHGMGIPKADLDFIFDRFYRVDKSRARSQGGNGLGLSIAEKIVQLNGGTIQVESELQQYTTFRICFPMHN from the coding sequence ATGATCAAACGCCAAAAATTAAAATACAAATGGATGTTAATCACAACGCTTATTACCTTTACTACTATATTATTATTTTGTTTAATAATTATTTTCTTTTTAAAAGATACATTAAGAAATAGTGAACTCGATGAAGCTGAGAGAAGTTCAAATGATATTGCCAACCTGTTTCATTCTAAACCTTTAAATGATATTTCAGCCTTAGACTTGAACGCCTCTTTAGAAAACTTCCAAGAAGTACTTATCTATGATGATAAAGGAAGAAAATTAATTCAAACTTCAAATGATAATATTGTACATTATGATAAAAAGTTAGATATTAGTCATCCTAAACGCATCCATATTCACAAAAATAATGGTATTAATTATTTAATTATTACAGAACCCATACATTCAAAAGACTTTTCAGGATATAGCGTTTTAGTTCACTCGTTACAAAATTATGATAATCTTGTAAGGTCCTTATATATCGTTGCATTAGCATTTGGATTAATCGCTACAGTGATTACTGCAGGTATTAATTATATTTTTTCTTCACAAATCACAAAGCCTATTGTGACAATGTCGAATAAAATGAATCAAATCAGAAGAGATGGCTTTCAAAACAAACTTGAATTAACCACTAATTATGAAGAAACAGATAATTTAATTGATACATTTAATGAAATGATGTATCAAATTGAAGAGTCTTTCAATCAGCAACGTCAATTCGTAGAAGATGCCTCTCACGAATTAAGAACCCCTCTTCAAATTATTCAAGGTCATCTCAACCTCATTCAACGATGGGGGAAAAAAGATCCAGCGGTTTTAGAAGAATCTTTAGATATTTCTATTGAGGAAGTCAATCGAATCACAAAGTTTGTTGAAGAATTATTACTGCTTACAAAGGATAGGGTTAACAACAATGTTTTGGAATCTGAAAATGTTAATGTCAATGATGAAATCCAATCTAGAGTTAAATCATTACAACATTTACACCCTGATTATACATTTGAGACACAATTTTCATCTAAACCTATCCAACTTAAAATTAACCAACACCAATTTGAACAATTATTACTTATCTTTATTGATAACGCGATGAAATATGATACAGAAAATAAACATATAGCTATTCATACTCAACTAAAAAACAAAATGATCATTATTGAAATCACAGACCATGGTATGGGAATTCCTAAAGCTGACTTAGACTTTATCTTCGATAGATTTTACCGAGTTGATAAATCACGTGCACGCAGTCAAGGGGGTAATGGTCTAGGATTATCCATAGCTGAGAAGATCGTTCAACTTAATGGTGGAACGATTCAAGTTGAGAGCGAACTTCAACAGTACACAACTTTTAGAATTTGTTTTCCAATGCATAATTAG
- a CDS encoding Mid2-like cell wall stress sensor domain protein encodes MSNLWIIFAITVLIAVYSGIEVFTNLNNKKQPRFKYFTIAFVIFIILAMIEIIFLVRG; translated from the coding sequence ATGTCTAATTTATGGATTATATTTGCGATTACAGTTTTAATTGCAGTTTATTCAGGAATTGAAGTATTTACTAATTTAAACAATAAGAAACAACCTAGATTTAAATATTTTACAATCGCATTTGTCATCTTCATTATTCTAGCAATGATTGAAATTATTTTCCTTGTTAGAGGATAA
- a CDS encoding VOC family protein has protein sequence MSGLRSVTIGTRDLSKTKELFSDIIGLQYTNKNDSAIRFGDANLSPGTRIHFVEIPDEHFTNQHIESIGLRTPSDSGLLEYQGILSQQNISYSSLTELNGLKHFSFEDHNHQKFDIYSDEHNTGIGLGIPSFESSVNPLHQVQGLGPVIIKVNELPITTSILIQVFGLDLFAEYLPHEEATQHIHVFKIGEGGLGGELHLYEAKENIEMADCGPIEQVEFATKEREAFNHAKERLDDIGIPYQTLEQDDSESLRITENSGISFIYTLEK, from the coding sequence ATGAGCGGACTTAGAAGTGTCACTATTGGAACAAGAGACTTATCTAAAACCAAAGAATTATTTAGTGATATTATTGGACTACAATATACAAATAAAAATGATAGTGCTATAAGATTTGGTGATGCTAATTTAAGTCCGGGAACACGTATTCACTTTGTTGAAATTCCTGATGAACACTTTACAAATCAACATATTGAAAGTATAGGATTAAGGACACCATCTGACTCAGGATTATTAGAATACCAAGGTATTTTATCACAGCAGAACATTTCATATAGCTCATTAACTGAACTTAATGGTCTTAAGCATTTTAGTTTTGAAGATCATAATCACCAAAAGTTCGATATTTATTCTGATGAACATAATACAGGAATTGGTTTAGGCATACCATCATTTGAAAGCTCAGTCAATCCTTTGCATCAAGTCCAAGGATTAGGTCCAGTTATTATTAAAGTCAATGAGTTACCTATAACTACATCCATTCTTATTCAAGTATTTGGGTTAGACTTATTCGCTGAATACTTACCTCATGAAGAAGCAACTCAACATATTCATGTATTTAAAATTGGTGAAGGTGGCTTAGGCGGAGAACTTCATTTATACGAAGCCAAAGAAAATATTGAAATGGCTGATTGTGGACCTATCGAACAAGTAGAATTTGCAACTAAAGAACGCGAAGCATTTAATCACGCCAAAGAACGCTTGGATGATATAGGTATTCCTTATCAAACTTTAGAGCAAGACGACTCAGAATCTCTTAGAATTACAGAAAATAGTGGTATATCATTTATATATACATTAGAAAAGTAA
- a CDS encoding DUF6501 family protein, which yields MLHETWKERTPIKKVEVTNTDAKKFTVADMLTVGKQYDVVNETEEYYQIIDNSGLVGGYFKDYFKEV from the coding sequence ATGTTACATGAAACTTGGAAAGAACGTACACCAATTAAAAAAGTTGAAGTGACAAACACTGACGCAAAGAAATTTACAGTTGCAGATATGCTAACTGTTGGCAAACAATACGATGTTGTGAATGAAACTGAAGAATATTATCAAATTATTGATAATTCTGGTTTAGTAGGTGGATATTTTAAAGATTATTTCAAAGAAGTTTAA
- the brnQ3 gene encoding branched-chain amino acid-like transporter carrier protein BrnQ3: MNKNTWITGFTLFAMFFGAGNLIFPTQLGLDSGHFFWPSILAFALTGIGLPLLGVVVGALDKHGYIGSFNKISPKFSLIFLIIIYLTIGPLFAIPRTASTSFEMTVTPIAHTNGSLALFIFTVIYFLIVLYLCLNPNKMIERIGSLLTPLLLITILAMIIKGFVDFGGHSSGIGDTKIFTSNFSGFSQGFTQGYLTMDAIASIAFSMIVVNAIKTTGVHHADKIFKQTIIAGLIAAVALVFIYIALGFIGNHMHVSTGKMKELTTNGQNIGTYLLTTMATKGFGNLGKYLLGIIVSLACLTTACGLIVSVSEYFHRILPKISYKIYVIFFTIVSFVLANQGLNSVIKMSVPVLSVVYPIAITVVLLILIARFIPTKRIAQQVPLVIVTIESILSLITTQGWFKLSFIDHLPLKHYSLEWFPIAVIATIIGYTISYFVKQTPIIYQKE; this comes from the coding sequence ATGAATAAAAACACTTGGATTACAGGTTTTACTTTATTCGCCATGTTCTTCGGTGCAGGAAACCTCATATTTCCAACACAACTCGGACTCGATAGTGGACATTTCTTTTGGCCTTCAATACTTGCATTCGCATTAACAGGTATTGGATTACCTTTACTAGGTGTAGTCGTTGGGGCACTCGATAAACATGGCTATATCGGATCATTTAATAAAATATCACCAAAATTTTCGTTAATCTTTTTAATTATAATATATTTAACGATAGGACCATTATTTGCAATTCCACGTACAGCTTCAACTTCATTTGAAATGACTGTCACTCCAATTGCTCATACCAACGGTAGTTTAGCTTTATTTATTTTTACCGTTATTTATTTTTTAATTGTACTCTATTTATGTTTAAACCCTAATAAAATGATAGAACGCATTGGTTCTTTACTTACACCGTTACTGCTAATTACAATATTAGCAATGATTATTAAAGGGTTCGTAGACTTTGGCGGACATTCGTCAGGCATAGGAGATACAAAGATTTTCACTTCTAATTTTAGTGGCTTTTCTCAAGGATTTACGCAAGGCTACCTAACGATGGACGCGATTGCATCGATTGCATTCTCAATGATTGTTGTTAATGCAATTAAAACCACCGGCGTTCATCATGCTGATAAAATATTTAAACAAACGATTATCGCCGGTCTTATAGCTGCAGTTGCCTTGGTATTTATTTATATTGCATTAGGCTTTATAGGTAATCACATGCATGTTTCTACTGGCAAAATGAAAGAACTAACAACAAATGGTCAAAATATAGGAACATATTTGCTAACTACAATGGCAACCAAAGGATTCGGTAATTTAGGAAAGTATCTATTAGGTATTATCGTCTCCTTAGCTTGTTTAACAACAGCATGCGGTCTTATTGTATCTGTAAGTGAATACTTCCATCGAATCTTACCTAAAATTTCTTACAAAATATATGTTATATTCTTTACTATAGTAAGTTTTGTTTTAGCAAACCAAGGACTTAATTCTGTCATTAAGATGTCAGTGCCAGTGCTAAGTGTAGTGTATCCGATAGCAATTACTGTTGTTTTACTCATACTTATTGCACGATTTATACCAACAAAACGCATTGCTCAACAAGTCCCCCTTGTTATAGTAACCATTGAATCTATATTAAGTTTAATTACCACTCAAGGGTGGTTCAAACTTTCATTTATAGATCACTTACCGTTAAAACATTATTCACTAGAGTGGTTTCCTATTGCAGTAATTGCGACAATTATCGGATATACCATTTCTTACTTCGTTAAACAGACACCAATTATTTATCAAAAAGAATAA
- a CDS encoding 5-bromo-4-chloroindolyl phosphate hydrolysis family protein: MRYNISRIFGVLVGIPVAFITWLVTVFAWGDVSFILDVLIGMGGFLLSYFPTQRLTSRKYLHEIGLSRRDYKYVRAQLNHAHGKIRDILKTFINVRSIKDFRQVNDIYRISRSIYMSIKQRPGMFFKVESFFYSHLDNALNLVDAYTRLTRMSRKTHQEKLKLEQTRITLDEVKRTLVADLKRLNEDDYERLDIEMELNKLEQERRKDV, encoded by the coding sequence TTGAGATATAACATTTCTCGTATATTTGGAGTGTTAGTGGGCATACCAGTAGCCTTTATCACATGGTTAGTTACTGTTTTTGCATGGGGGGATGTGTCATTCATTTTAGATGTACTTATAGGAATGGGAGGATTTCTCTTATCATACTTCCCTACTCAACGGCTCACTTCACGAAAATATCTTCATGAAATTGGGTTATCACGAAGAGACTATAAATATGTAAGAGCGCAACTTAATCATGCGCATGGTAAAATCAGAGATATTTTAAAAACATTTATCAATGTTCGTTCTATTAAAGATTTTAGACAGGTCAATGACATATATCGTATTTCTCGCTCAATTTATATGAGTATTAAACAGCGACCAGGGATGTTCTTTAAAGTTGAAAGTTTCTTTTACTCACATTTAGATAATGCTCTAAATTTAGTTGATGCCTATACACGATTAACACGCATGTCACGTAAGACGCACCAAGAAAAATTGAAATTAGAACAAACTCGCATCACTTTGGATGAAGTAAAAAGGACTTTGGTTGCAGATTTAAAACGTCTAAATGAAGATGATTATGAACGATTGGATATTGAAATGGAATTGAATAAATTAGAACAAGAACGTCGTAAAGATGTTTAA
- a CDS encoding acylphosphatase: MQRKHIQVFGNVRGVGFRFYTARIANQYDIKGTVQNVDDYVDIYAQGENEALYQFTQSVIEGASPASSVSTYNIEDLNVDELLTEFKTI, encoded by the coding sequence ATGCAACGTAAACATATACAAGTATTTGGTAATGTACGAGGTGTAGGATTTAGATTTTATACTGCACGCATTGCAAATCAATATGATATTAAAGGGACAGTTCAAAATGTAGATGATTATGTAGATATATATGCGCAAGGTGAAAATGAAGCTTTATACCAATTCACTCAATCAGTAATTGAAGGTGCATCACCCGCCTCATCAGTTTCAACATATAATATAGAAGATTTAAATGTAGATGAATTATTAACTGAGTTCAAGACGATTTAG
- the msaA gene encoding regulatory protein MsaA: MWTVAKIRADYEGWWLFEDWPEKVVERFNFNSYEDMLKQYRQLVCKCKECFDNYVVGKYNIYAFYNNCDLNYCDDCEEDLQIFYSFIILKNNEVYFNLPKID; encoded by the coding sequence ATGTGGACAGTTGCCAAGATTAGGGCTGACTACGAAGGCTGGTGGCTATTTGAAGACTGGCCTGAAAAGGTTGTCGAGCGTTTTAACTTTAACAGTTATGAAGATATGTTAAAGCAATATAGGCAATTGGTTTGTAAATGTAAAGAATGCTTTGACAATTATGTAGTAGGCAAGTATAACATTTATGCTTTTTATAATAATTGTGATTTAAATTATTGTGACGATTGTGAGGAGGATTTACAAATATTTTATAGTTTTATTATTTTAAAAAATAATGAGGTATATTTTAATCTTCCAAAAATTGATTAA
- the cspA gene encoding cold shock protein CspA, protein MKQGTVKWFNAEKGFGFIEVEGENDVFVHFSAINQDGYKSLEEGQSVEFEVVEGDRGPQAANVVKL, encoded by the coding sequence ATGAAACAAGGTACAGTTAAGTGGTTTAATGCTGAAAAAGGTTTCGGCTTCATCGAAGTTGAAGGAGAAAACGACGTATTCGTACACTTCTCAGCAATCAACCAAGATGGTTACAAATCATTAGAAGAAGGTCAATCAGTTGAATTTGAAGTAGTTGAAGGCGATCGCGGTCCTCAAGCTGCAAACGTTGTTAAACTATAA
- a CDS encoding ATP-binding cassette domain-containing protein, producing the protein MYINLLRKKVLCDVNFKLLASEMVGLIGSSEAGKSTLMKLIAKTQLPSQGNVYFKNTDIDDSHNMIKDFSFMIGQIYYPELNARQNIENYLKINNKISYSSEIQTMLNIVGLEDNDKKVKNSSYGMKQRDSV; encoded by the coding sequence ATGTATATAAATCTTTTAAGAAAAAAAGTACTATGTGATGTTAATTTCAAATTATTAGCTAGTGAAATGGTGGGGCTCATAGGTTCTAGTGAAGCTGGAAAATCAACATTAATGAAACTAATAGCTAAAACTCAATTACCATCTCAAGGAAATGTTTATTTTAAAAATACGGATATAGATGACTCCCACAATATGATTAAAGATTTTTCTTTTATGATAGGGCAAATATATTACCCAGAGTTAAATGCAAGACAAAATATTGAAAATTACCTAAAAATTAATAATAAGATTAGCTATTCAAGCGAAATCCAAACAATGCTTAACATAGTAGGTTTAGAAGATAATGATAAGAAAGTTAAAAATTCTTCATATGGAATGAAACAAAGAGACTCTGTTTAG
- the lysA gene encoding diaminopimelate decarboxylase, with translation MAVKYNDYGELTMEGTSLKTVAQSFGTPTIVYDEDQIRTQMRRYHDAFKKSGLKYNISYASKAFTCIQMIKLVQEEDLQLDVVSEGELYTALEAGFDPSRIHFHGNNKTKREIQNALENDIGYIVVDALEEIDLIDKYASKDVNVVLRVNPGVEAHTHEFIQTGQEDSKFGLSIKHGLALEAIQNIKASQRLNLKGIHFHVGSQIEGTEAMIETAKLVLKWLTENDIQVELLNIGGGFGIKYVEGDVSFPIETGIAEIADAIKETAQQLNYVIPEIGIEPGRSIVGEAGITLYEVGTIKEIPGVNKYVSVDGGMSDHIRTALYGAQYEALLVNRHEETDDTVTIAGKLCESGDIIIKNAKLPSSVKRGDYLAILSTGAYHYSMASNYNQMQKPSVFFLKDGKAREVIKRQSLRQLIINDMK, from the coding sequence ATGGCGGTCAAATATAATGATTATGGCGAATTAACTATGGAAGGTACAAGTTTAAAGACTGTAGCACAAAGTTTTGGTACCCCTACTATTGTTTATGACGAAGATCAAATTCGTACCCAAATGCGTCGATATCATGATGCATTCAAGAAAAGCGGTTTAAAATATAATATTTCTTATGCTTCTAAAGCATTTACTTGTATTCAAATGATTAAATTAGTTCAAGAAGAAGATTTACAATTAGATGTCGTATCAGAAGGAGAACTATATACGGCCTTAGAAGCCGGATTTGATCCTAGCCGTATTCATTTTCATGGTAATAATAAAACAAAACGTGAGATTCAAAATGCATTGGAAAATGATATAGGATATATAGTTGTTGATGCATTAGAAGAAATTGACTTAATAGATAAATATGCAAGTAAAGATGTAAATGTAGTTTTAAGAGTGAATCCAGGTGTAGAAGCACACACTCATGAATTCATTCAAACAGGACAAGAAGATAGTAAATTTGGCCTTTCAATTAAACATGGATTAGCACTTGAAGCAATCCAAAACATCAAAGCTTCTCAGCGTTTAAATTTAAAAGGTATTCATTTCCATGTGGGATCACAAATTGAAGGTACTGAAGCTATGATTGAAACTGCCAAACTTGTATTAAAATGGTTAACTGAAAATGATATACAGGTTGAATTACTTAACATTGGCGGAGGTTTCGGTATCAAATATGTAGAGGGTGATGTGAGCTTCCCTATTGAAACAGGCATCGCTGAAATTGCAGATGCAATTAAAGAAACTGCACAGCAATTAAATTATGTCATCCCTGAAATTGGTATTGAACCTGGTCGTTCAATTGTTGGAGAAGCAGGTATTACTTTATATGAGGTTGGAACGATTAAAGAAATACCTGGAGTGAATAAATATGTGTCTGTTGATGGTGGTATGAGTGATCACATTCGTACAGCTTTATACGGTGCACAGTACGAGGCTTTATTAGTTAATCGTCATGAAGAAACTGATGATACGGTAACGATTGCCGGAAAGTTATGTGAATCTGGTGACATTATTATCAAGAATGCCAAATTACCATCATCGGTTAAACGTGGTGACTACTTAGCTATCTTATCTACAGGTGCATACCATTATTCTATGGCTTCAAATTATAATCAAATGCAAAAGCCATCAGTATTCTTCTTAAAGGATGGTAAAGCACGAGAAGTGATTAAACGTCAATCTTTAAGACAGCTAATTATTAATGATATGAAATAA
- a CDS encoding alanine racemase — MTAIWSVDTEAFYQNAVKVRNNQSLMAVVKNNAYHYGLEFAVKEFLKAGIQTFSTTSLKEAVRVREIAPQATIFLMNAVYDFDTVRKYQIHMTLPSLSYYYDHKDDLSSIHVHLEFENLLHRSGFKDLNEFHEVLENDAQNKSENKMIISGLWTHFGYADEFDVLEYGIEREAWLNILNILLDEGYTFDMIHSQNSASYYREGQIVLPHHTHARVGIALYGSRPYSKLNKSEIQQSLTVKSNVIQVREVNKGDYCGYSFAYEVTKDYTHLAVVDVGYGDGILKSRAQHEVLINGKRYPIKALMMSHMFVEVDDEVHPQDEVVLYNNDIRIDEYTFKGVGANSEQLSAMNHDSLIKEYI, encoded by the coding sequence TTGACAGCAATTTGGTCAGTAGATACAGAAGCGTTTTATCAGAATGCTGTAAAAGTTAGAAATAATCAATCTTTAATGGCAGTAGTTAAAAATAATGCATATCATTATGGGTTAGAATTTGCAGTTAAAGAATTTTTAAAAGCTGGTATTCAAACATTTAGTACAACTTCTTTAAAAGAAGCTGTTCGCGTCAGAGAGATAGCACCACAAGCGACAATCTTTCTTATGAATGCAGTTTATGATTTCGATACTGTTAGAAAGTACCAAATTCATATGACACTCCCCTCTTTATCGTACTATTATGATCATAAAGACGACTTGAGCAGTATTCATGTGCATTTAGAGTTTGAGAATCTTTTACATCGTTCAGGTTTTAAAGATTTAAATGAATTTCATGAAGTATTGGAAAATGATGCTCAAAATAAAAGTGAAAATAAAATGATCATTTCAGGTTTGTGGACACACTTTGGTTATGCAGATGAATTTGATGTACTGGAATATGGTATTGAACGTGAAGCTTGGTTGAATATTCTAAATATATTACTTGATGAAGGTTATACATTTGATATGATTCATTCTCAAAATAGTGCTAGCTACTATCGTGAAGGTCAAATCGTCCTTCCTCATCATACTCATGCTCGTGTCGGTATTGCATTGTATGGATCTAGACCTTATAGCAAATTGAATAAGTCTGAAATTCAACAATCTCTCACAGTTAAAAGCAATGTTATTCAAGTGCGCGAAGTAAATAAGGGAGATTATTGTGGATACAGCTTCGCATATGAAGTGACAAAAGATTACACACATTTAGCAGTTGTAGACGTTGGGTATGGTGATGGTATTCTAAAATCTAGAGCCCAACACGAAGTACTCATTAATGGTAAACGTTATCCTATAAAAGCTTTAATGATGAGTCATATGTTTGTTGAAGTTGATGATGAAGTTCATCCACAAGATGAGGTAGTATTATATAATAACGACATACGCATTGATGAATATACATTCAAAGGTGTAGGCGCTAACTCTGAACAACTTAGTGCTATGAATCACGATTCTCTAATAAAGGAGTACATATAA
- a CDS encoding amidohydrolase, protein MNELEFVTKHRRHLHQNSELSLHEFETTKYITRFLDDLGVPYDCPLDTGAIAYLEGNSNHTIAFRADIDALPIFEENNIDYRSKTDNVMHACGHDGHTSALMLFVKRCKAMADKDELPHNVVFIFQPAEETGGGANRLIKAGAFKKYPIEAVYGIHVNPFTEEGKVVIRDEEITASATEYRFYLNGLSSHVADKEQGHSCGEALQHVLAQVGQIQQYHLNGLKRNIVHMGHFEAGEAINTVPSHGYLEGTIRTYDLDDLIVVKHQMNKIAESVQLLFNVECQVKFEEGYPPTINSPKLRESVENALKGANLEVIDKPTPFLFGEDFSFYGQQLAPSYFAFVGTQNKDKGFVTGLHTSHLNFDEKVLIDVANYYEQILSNYKEV, encoded by the coding sequence ATGAATGAATTAGAATTTGTTACAAAACATAGAAGACATTTACATCAAAATTCAGAATTAAGTTTACATGAATTTGAAACTACAAAATATATTACACGGTTTCTTGATGATTTGGGTGTCCCATATGATTGCCCTCTCGACACTGGAGCAATTGCATATTTAGAAGGTAATAGCAATCATACAATCGCCTTTCGTGCTGATATTGATGCCTTACCTATTTTTGAGGAAAATAACATCGATTATAGAAGTAAGACGGATAATGTGATGCATGCATGTGGACATGACGGTCATACCTCAGCTTTAATGTTGTTTGTAAAACGTTGTAAAGCAATGGCCGATAAAGATGAGCTACCTCATAATGTAGTGTTTATCTTCCAACCTGCTGAAGAAACTGGCGGTGGTGCCAACCGTTTAATTAAAGCTGGTGCCTTTAAGAAATATCCCATCGAAGCAGTATATGGTATTCATGTAAATCCATTTACAGAAGAAGGCAAAGTTGTTATTCGGGATGAAGAAATAACGGCGAGTGCGACTGAATATCGTTTTTACTTAAATGGTTTGTCTAGTCATGTCGCAGATAAAGAACAAGGACATTCTTGTGGTGAAGCACTGCAACATGTTTTAGCACAAGTAGGACAAATTCAACAGTACCATCTTAATGGATTAAAACGAAATATTGTTCATATGGGTCACTTTGAAGCTGGTGAAGCTATTAATACTGTTCCAAGTCACGGTTATCTAGAAGGAACGATTCGTACCTATGATCTAGATGATCTTATTGTAGTTAAACATCAAATGAATAAAATTGCTGAAAGTGTGCAACTTCTTTTTAATGTTGAGTGTCAAGTTAAATTTGAAGAAGGTTATCCACCTACTATAAATAGTCCTAAGCTACGAGAAAGCGTTGAAAATGCATTAAAAGGCGCTAATTTAGAAGTCATCGATAAACCTACACCATTTTTATTTGGCGAGGACTTTAGTTTTTATGGTCAACAACTCGCACCTTCATACTTTGCGTTTGTGGGTACTCAAAACAAAGATAAAGGTTTTGTTACAGGATTGCATACATCTCATCTTAATTTCGACGAAAAGGTATTGATTGATGTAGCAAATTATTATGAACAAATATTAAGTAATTATAAAGAGGTGTAA